The genomic DNA GCCGTTGAGACACTGATTTAGCTTGACTGGAGAAATTGAGAAAATGACCCTGTATTTTACAAAAGAACATGAATGGCTGCGCGTTGATGGTGAAACGGCAACCGTTGGCATCACGCGCCATGCAGCCGATGAACTGGGTGAACTGGTGTTTATTGAAGCCCGCCCATCTGGCACGGAAGTGAAAGCCGGGGAGTCCATCGCAGTTGTGGAATCTGTTAAGGCAGCTTCTGATATTTATGCGCCAGTTGATGGTGAAGTTTTGGAAAACAATGCTGCGCTGGCAGATGATCCGGCACGGGTAAGTTCTGACCCGGAAGGAGAAGGTTGGATTGTTAAAT from Acetobacter ascendens includes the following:
- the gcvH gene encoding glycine cleavage system protein GcvH, yielding MTLYFTKEHEWLRVDGETATVGITRHAADELGELVFIEARPSGTEVKAGESIAVVESVKAASDIYAPVDGEVLENNAALADDPARVSSDPEGEGWIVKFRVANPDQLSGLMDAAAYAAFVG